The following are from one region of the Corylus avellana chromosome ca1, CavTom2PMs-1.0 genome:
- the LOC132180410 gene encoding alpha-N-acetylglucosaminidase isoform X1: MSNFNSKFLILILTATLLPIALSEPEAINDLLKRLDSKRPSSSVQEAAAKAVLKRLLPGYVSSFKFKIVSNDVCGGKSYFLISNYSPLSKSGPEIVIKGSTAVEIASGLYWYLKYWCGAHVSWDKTGGIQIDSIPKPGSLPLVKAEGVMIQRPVPWNYYQNVVTSSYSYVWWDWERWEKEIDWMALHGINLPLAFTGQEAIWQKVFMDFNISKEDLNDFFGGPAFLAWARMGNLHGWGGPLSQNWLDQQLALQKLILSRMLELGMTPVLPSFSGNVPAALKKIFPSANITRLGSWNSVDDNLRWCCTYLLNPSDPLFVEIGEAFVRRQVKEYGDVTDIYSCDTFNENTPPTNDTTYISSLGASVYKAMSKGDKDAVWLMQGWLFYSDSAFWKPLQMEALLHSVPFGKMIVLDLFAEAKPIWKNSSQFYGTPYVWCMLHNFGGNIEMYGILDAISSGPVDARTSENSTMVGVGMCMEGIEHNPVVYELMSEMAFRSEKLQVLEWLKSYSRRRYGKAIHQVEAAWEILYHTVYNCTDGIADHNIDFIVKFPDWDPSNTSSALPQAHLWYSTRKVINAFQLFLEAGNNLAGSLTYRYDLVDLTRQVLSKLANQVYLDAMTAFRQKDVKALNLHSQKFIQLIKDIDVLLASDDNFLLGTWLKSANKLAKNSQELRQYEWNARTQVTMWFDNTKTQQSSLHDYANKFWSGLLEGYYLPRASSYFQYLLKSLQENESFKLKEWRREWISFSNQWQAGIELYPLKAKGDALTISKALYEKYFCKRKQNKCDFQIGGKRVLLVCT, encoded by the exons ATGTCTAATTTCAACTCCAAGTTTCTGATTTTGATTCTCACAGCCACACTTTTACCAATAGCTTTATCAGAACCAGAAGCCATAAATGATTTGCTCAAACGTTTGGATTCAAAGCGGCCATCTTCTTCAGTTCAAGAAGCTGCAGCAAAAGCTGTTCTGAAGAGATTGCTTCCTGGATATGTTTCCAGTTTCAAGTTCAAGATCGTCTCCAAT GATGTTTGTGGTGGAAAAAGTTACTTTTTGATAAGCAACTACAGCCCCCTAAGCAAGAGTGGGCCTGAGATAGT GATTAAAGGAAGCACAGCAGTAGAAATTGCATCTGGCCTCTATTGGTACTTAAAGTATTGGTGTGGTGCTCATGTCTCGTGGGACAAGACTGGTGGCATTCAGATAGATTCCATCCCCAAGCCTGGATCACTGCCTCTTGTAAAAGCTGAGGGGGTGATGATTCAGCGGCCAGTCCCATGGAACTATTATCAAAATGTTGTTACATCTAGTT ATTCCTATGTTTGGTGGGATTGGGAAAGATGGGAGAAAGAGATAGATTGGATGGCTCTTCATGGGATTAACCTGCCTTTAGCATTTACAGGCCAAGAAGCCATTTGGCAGAAAGTTTTCATG GATTTTAATATTAGCAAGGAAGATTTGAATGATTTCTTTGGTGGACCTGCTTTCCTTGCTTGGGCTCGCATGGGAAATTTACATGG ATGGGGTGGGCCTTTATCTCAAAATTGGTTGGATCAACAATTAGCTCTACAGAAACTGATACTATCCCGGATGCTAGAACTAGGCATGACTCCAG TGCTGCCATCATTCTCTGGGAACGTTCCAGCAGCTTTGAAGAAGATTTTTCCTTCAGCAAACATAACTAGACTAGGGAGCTG GAACTCTGTTGATGATAATCTTCGTTGGTGCTGTACTTACCTTCTCAACCCCTCTGATCCTTTATTTGTTGAAATTGGGGAGGCTTTCGTTAGACGACAAGTCAAAG aaTATGGGGATGTGACCGACATCTACAGCTG TGATACATTCAATGAAAATACCCCACCTACAAATGATACAACTTATATCTCATCGCTTGGAGCTTCTGTCTACAAAGCCATGTCCAAAGGTGACAAGGATGCTGTGTGGTTAATGCAA GGTTGGCTCTTCTACTCAGACTCTGCTTTCTGGAAGCCACTTCAAATGGAG GCACTTTTACATTCCGTTCCATTTGGGAAAATGATAGTTCTTGATCTATTTGCTGAGGCCAAACCAATATGGaaaaattcttctcaattttATGGTACTCCTTATGTCTG GTGTATGCTGCATAACTTTGGTGGAAATATTGAAATGTATGGCATCTTGGACGCGATCTCTTCAGGTCCAGTTGATGCCCGCACCAGTGAAAATTCAACCATG GTCGGTGTTGGCATGTGCATGGAAGGAATAGAGCACAATCCAGTTGTTTATGAGTTGATGTCTGAAATGGCATTTCGCAGTGAAAAACTTCAAGTTCTG GAGTGGTTGAAGTCCTATTCCCGCAGACGCTATGGTAAAGCAATTCATCAAGTTGAGGCAGCTTGGGAAATTCTTTATCACACAGTTTACAATTGTACAGACGGAATAGCA GATCATAACATCGATTTCATAGTCAAATTTCCTGATTGGGATCCGTCAAATACAAGCTCTGCTTTGCCTCAGGCACATTTATGGTATTCCACTCGGAAGGTGATCAATGCTTTTCAACTCTTCCTTGAAGCTGGAAATAATCTGGCTGGAAGCCTTACATATAG GTATGACTTGGTGGACTTGACACGGCAAGTACTGTCCAAGCTAGCAAACCAAGTATATTTGGATGCTATGACAGCTTTTCGACAGAAGGATGTAAAAGCTTTAAATCTTCACAGCCAAAAATTTATTCAGCTCATAAAGGATATTGATGTACTTCTTGCTTctgatgacaattttttacttgGAACCTGGCTCAAAAGTGCAAACAAGCTAGCAAAGAATTCTCAGGAGTTGAGGCAG TACGAGTGGAATGCAAGAACTCAAGTAACAATGTGGTTTGATAATACAAAAACTCAACAGAGCAGCCTTCATGATTATG CAAACAAGTTCTGGAGTGGGCTACTTGAAGGCTACTATCTACCACGGGCTTCAAGctattttcaatatttattgaaAAGCTTGCAAGAAAATGAAAGCTTCAAGTTGAAGGAATGGCGAAGAGAATGGATTTCGTTTTCGAACCAATGGCAAGCAGGTATCGAGCTTTACCCGTTGAAGGCCAAAGGAGATGCACTCACTATTTCTAAAGCCTTGTATGAGAAATATTTTTGCAAGAGGAAACAGAATAAGTGTGATTTTCAAATAGGTGGCAAACGGGTACTACTTGTTTGCACTTAG
- the LOC132180410 gene encoding alpha-N-acetylglucosaminidase isoform X2, with amino-acid sequence MFPVSSSRSSPIFNFKYQDVCGGKSYFLISNYSPLSKSGPEIVIKGSTAVEIASGLYWYLKYWCGAHVSWDKTGGIQIDSIPKPGSLPLVKAEGVMIQRPVPWNYYQNVVTSSYSYVWWDWERWEKEIDWMALHGINLPLAFTGQEAIWQKVFMDFNISKEDLNDFFGGPAFLAWARMGNLHGWGGPLSQNWLDQQLALQKLILSRMLELGMTPVLPSFSGNVPAALKKIFPSANITRLGSWNSVDDNLRWCCTYLLNPSDPLFVEIGEAFVRRQVKEYGDVTDIYSCDTFNENTPPTNDTTYISSLGASVYKAMSKGDKDAVWLMQGWLFYSDSAFWKPLQMEALLHSVPFGKMIVLDLFAEAKPIWKNSSQFYGTPYVWCMLHNFGGNIEMYGILDAISSGPVDARTSENSTMVGVGMCMEGIEHNPVVYELMSEMAFRSEKLQVLEWLKSYSRRRYGKAIHQVEAAWEILYHTVYNCTDGIADHNIDFIVKFPDWDPSNTSSALPQAHLWYSTRKVINAFQLFLEAGNNLAGSLTYRYDLVDLTRQVLSKLANQVYLDAMTAFRQKDVKALNLHSQKFIQLIKDIDVLLASDDNFLLGTWLKSANKLAKNSQELRQYEWNARTQVTMWFDNTKTQQSSLHDYANKFWSGLLEGYYLPRASSYFQYLLKSLQENESFKLKEWRREWISFSNQWQAGIELYPLKAKGDALTISKALYEKYFCKRKQNKCDFQIGGKRVLLVCT; translated from the exons ATGTTTCCAGTTTCAAGTTCAAGATCGTCTCCAAT TTTCAATTTCAAATACCAGGATGTTTGTGGTGGAAAAAGTTACTTTTTGATAAGCAACTACAGCCCCCTAAGCAAGAGTGGGCCTGAGATAGT GATTAAAGGAAGCACAGCAGTAGAAATTGCATCTGGCCTCTATTGGTACTTAAAGTATTGGTGTGGTGCTCATGTCTCGTGGGACAAGACTGGTGGCATTCAGATAGATTCCATCCCCAAGCCTGGATCACTGCCTCTTGTAAAAGCTGAGGGGGTGATGATTCAGCGGCCAGTCCCATGGAACTATTATCAAAATGTTGTTACATCTAGTT ATTCCTATGTTTGGTGGGATTGGGAAAGATGGGAGAAAGAGATAGATTGGATGGCTCTTCATGGGATTAACCTGCCTTTAGCATTTACAGGCCAAGAAGCCATTTGGCAGAAAGTTTTCATG GATTTTAATATTAGCAAGGAAGATTTGAATGATTTCTTTGGTGGACCTGCTTTCCTTGCTTGGGCTCGCATGGGAAATTTACATGG ATGGGGTGGGCCTTTATCTCAAAATTGGTTGGATCAACAATTAGCTCTACAGAAACTGATACTATCCCGGATGCTAGAACTAGGCATGACTCCAG TGCTGCCATCATTCTCTGGGAACGTTCCAGCAGCTTTGAAGAAGATTTTTCCTTCAGCAAACATAACTAGACTAGGGAGCTG GAACTCTGTTGATGATAATCTTCGTTGGTGCTGTACTTACCTTCTCAACCCCTCTGATCCTTTATTTGTTGAAATTGGGGAGGCTTTCGTTAGACGACAAGTCAAAG aaTATGGGGATGTGACCGACATCTACAGCTG TGATACATTCAATGAAAATACCCCACCTACAAATGATACAACTTATATCTCATCGCTTGGAGCTTCTGTCTACAAAGCCATGTCCAAAGGTGACAAGGATGCTGTGTGGTTAATGCAA GGTTGGCTCTTCTACTCAGACTCTGCTTTCTGGAAGCCACTTCAAATGGAG GCACTTTTACATTCCGTTCCATTTGGGAAAATGATAGTTCTTGATCTATTTGCTGAGGCCAAACCAATATGGaaaaattcttctcaattttATGGTACTCCTTATGTCTG GTGTATGCTGCATAACTTTGGTGGAAATATTGAAATGTATGGCATCTTGGACGCGATCTCTTCAGGTCCAGTTGATGCCCGCACCAGTGAAAATTCAACCATG GTCGGTGTTGGCATGTGCATGGAAGGAATAGAGCACAATCCAGTTGTTTATGAGTTGATGTCTGAAATGGCATTTCGCAGTGAAAAACTTCAAGTTCTG GAGTGGTTGAAGTCCTATTCCCGCAGACGCTATGGTAAAGCAATTCATCAAGTTGAGGCAGCTTGGGAAATTCTTTATCACACAGTTTACAATTGTACAGACGGAATAGCA GATCATAACATCGATTTCATAGTCAAATTTCCTGATTGGGATCCGTCAAATACAAGCTCTGCTTTGCCTCAGGCACATTTATGGTATTCCACTCGGAAGGTGATCAATGCTTTTCAACTCTTCCTTGAAGCTGGAAATAATCTGGCTGGAAGCCTTACATATAG GTATGACTTGGTGGACTTGACACGGCAAGTACTGTCCAAGCTAGCAAACCAAGTATATTTGGATGCTATGACAGCTTTTCGACAGAAGGATGTAAAAGCTTTAAATCTTCACAGCCAAAAATTTATTCAGCTCATAAAGGATATTGATGTACTTCTTGCTTctgatgacaattttttacttgGAACCTGGCTCAAAAGTGCAAACAAGCTAGCAAAGAATTCTCAGGAGTTGAGGCAG TACGAGTGGAATGCAAGAACTCAAGTAACAATGTGGTTTGATAATACAAAAACTCAACAGAGCAGCCTTCATGATTATG CAAACAAGTTCTGGAGTGGGCTACTTGAAGGCTACTATCTACCACGGGCTTCAAGctattttcaatatttattgaaAAGCTTGCAAGAAAATGAAAGCTTCAAGTTGAAGGAATGGCGAAGAGAATGGATTTCGTTTTCGAACCAATGGCAAGCAGGTATCGAGCTTTACCCGTTGAAGGCCAAAGGAGATGCACTCACTATTTCTAAAGCCTTGTATGAGAAATATTTTTGCAAGAGGAAACAGAATAAGTGTGATTTTCAAATAGGTGGCAAACGGGTACTACTTGTTTGCACTTAG
- the LOC132180410 gene encoding alpha-N-acetylglucosaminidase isoform X3 → MFPVSSSRSSPMIKGSTAVEIASGLYWYLKYWCGAHVSWDKTGGIQIDSIPKPGSLPLVKAEGVMIQRPVPWNYYQNVVTSSYSYVWWDWERWEKEIDWMALHGINLPLAFTGQEAIWQKVFMDFNISKEDLNDFFGGPAFLAWARMGNLHGWGGPLSQNWLDQQLALQKLILSRMLELGMTPVLPSFSGNVPAALKKIFPSANITRLGSWNSVDDNLRWCCTYLLNPSDPLFVEIGEAFVRRQVKEYGDVTDIYSCDTFNENTPPTNDTTYISSLGASVYKAMSKGDKDAVWLMQGWLFYSDSAFWKPLQMEALLHSVPFGKMIVLDLFAEAKPIWKNSSQFYGTPYVWCMLHNFGGNIEMYGILDAISSGPVDARTSENSTMVGVGMCMEGIEHNPVVYELMSEMAFRSEKLQVLEWLKSYSRRRYGKAIHQVEAAWEILYHTVYNCTDGIADHNIDFIVKFPDWDPSNTSSALPQAHLWYSTRKVINAFQLFLEAGNNLAGSLTYRYDLVDLTRQVLSKLANQVYLDAMTAFRQKDVKALNLHSQKFIQLIKDIDVLLASDDNFLLGTWLKSANKLAKNSQELRQYEWNARTQVTMWFDNTKTQQSSLHDYANKFWSGLLEGYYLPRASSYFQYLLKSLQENESFKLKEWRREWISFSNQWQAGIELYPLKAKGDALTISKALYEKYFCKRKQNKCDFQIGGKRVLLVCT, encoded by the exons ATGTTTCCAGTTTCAAGTTCAAGATCGTCTCCAAT GATTAAAGGAAGCACAGCAGTAGAAATTGCATCTGGCCTCTATTGGTACTTAAAGTATTGGTGTGGTGCTCATGTCTCGTGGGACAAGACTGGTGGCATTCAGATAGATTCCATCCCCAAGCCTGGATCACTGCCTCTTGTAAAAGCTGAGGGGGTGATGATTCAGCGGCCAGTCCCATGGAACTATTATCAAAATGTTGTTACATCTAGTT ATTCCTATGTTTGGTGGGATTGGGAAAGATGGGAGAAAGAGATAGATTGGATGGCTCTTCATGGGATTAACCTGCCTTTAGCATTTACAGGCCAAGAAGCCATTTGGCAGAAAGTTTTCATG GATTTTAATATTAGCAAGGAAGATTTGAATGATTTCTTTGGTGGACCTGCTTTCCTTGCTTGGGCTCGCATGGGAAATTTACATGG ATGGGGTGGGCCTTTATCTCAAAATTGGTTGGATCAACAATTAGCTCTACAGAAACTGATACTATCCCGGATGCTAGAACTAGGCATGACTCCAG TGCTGCCATCATTCTCTGGGAACGTTCCAGCAGCTTTGAAGAAGATTTTTCCTTCAGCAAACATAACTAGACTAGGGAGCTG GAACTCTGTTGATGATAATCTTCGTTGGTGCTGTACTTACCTTCTCAACCCCTCTGATCCTTTATTTGTTGAAATTGGGGAGGCTTTCGTTAGACGACAAGTCAAAG aaTATGGGGATGTGACCGACATCTACAGCTG TGATACATTCAATGAAAATACCCCACCTACAAATGATACAACTTATATCTCATCGCTTGGAGCTTCTGTCTACAAAGCCATGTCCAAAGGTGACAAGGATGCTGTGTGGTTAATGCAA GGTTGGCTCTTCTACTCAGACTCTGCTTTCTGGAAGCCACTTCAAATGGAG GCACTTTTACATTCCGTTCCATTTGGGAAAATGATAGTTCTTGATCTATTTGCTGAGGCCAAACCAATATGGaaaaattcttctcaattttATGGTACTCCTTATGTCTG GTGTATGCTGCATAACTTTGGTGGAAATATTGAAATGTATGGCATCTTGGACGCGATCTCTTCAGGTCCAGTTGATGCCCGCACCAGTGAAAATTCAACCATG GTCGGTGTTGGCATGTGCATGGAAGGAATAGAGCACAATCCAGTTGTTTATGAGTTGATGTCTGAAATGGCATTTCGCAGTGAAAAACTTCAAGTTCTG GAGTGGTTGAAGTCCTATTCCCGCAGACGCTATGGTAAAGCAATTCATCAAGTTGAGGCAGCTTGGGAAATTCTTTATCACACAGTTTACAATTGTACAGACGGAATAGCA GATCATAACATCGATTTCATAGTCAAATTTCCTGATTGGGATCCGTCAAATACAAGCTCTGCTTTGCCTCAGGCACATTTATGGTATTCCACTCGGAAGGTGATCAATGCTTTTCAACTCTTCCTTGAAGCTGGAAATAATCTGGCTGGAAGCCTTACATATAG GTATGACTTGGTGGACTTGACACGGCAAGTACTGTCCAAGCTAGCAAACCAAGTATATTTGGATGCTATGACAGCTTTTCGACAGAAGGATGTAAAAGCTTTAAATCTTCACAGCCAAAAATTTATTCAGCTCATAAAGGATATTGATGTACTTCTTGCTTctgatgacaattttttacttgGAACCTGGCTCAAAAGTGCAAACAAGCTAGCAAAGAATTCTCAGGAGTTGAGGCAG TACGAGTGGAATGCAAGAACTCAAGTAACAATGTGGTTTGATAATACAAAAACTCAACAGAGCAGCCTTCATGATTATG CAAACAAGTTCTGGAGTGGGCTACTTGAAGGCTACTATCTACCACGGGCTTCAAGctattttcaatatttattgaaAAGCTTGCAAGAAAATGAAAGCTTCAAGTTGAAGGAATGGCGAAGAGAATGGATTTCGTTTTCGAACCAATGGCAAGCAGGTATCGAGCTTTACCCGTTGAAGGCCAAAGGAGATGCACTCACTATTTCTAAAGCCTTGTATGAGAAATATTTTTGCAAGAGGAAACAGAATAAGTGTGATTTTCAAATAGGTGGCAAACGGGTACTACTTGTTTGCACTTAG
- the LOC132163493 gene encoding polyamine oxidase 1, producing the protein MDSASRYSVIVIGAGVSGISAAKVLAENGVEDLVILEASDRIGGRIRKEDFGGVSVELGAGWIAGVGGKESNPVWELANQSGLRTCFSDYSNARYNIYDSNGKIFPSGVAADSYKKAVDSAIEKLSQEANRGGGGGGCGDSTEPASMPKTPIELAIDFILHDFEMAEVEPISTYVDFGEREFLVADQRGYEYLLYKMAQDFLFTPEGKILDSRLKLNKVVRKLQHSRNGVTVITEDGCHYEANYVVLSVSIGVLQSDLISFRPPLPRWKTEAIETCDVMVYTKIFLKFPHKFWPCGPGKEFFIYAHERRGYYTFWQHMENAFPGSNILVVTLTNGESKRVEAQSDEETLKEAMGVLRDMFGPNIPNATDILVPRWWNNRFQRGSYSNYPIISNLQVVQNIKAPVGRIFFTGEHTSERFSGYVHGGYLAGIDTGKALVDEIRKERKSESKNHLLEPLLALTGSLTLTQTDAVSSLHKCDIHTQLYLRGKLVIPEAIL; encoded by the exons ATGGATTCCGCTTCTCGCTACTCTGTCATCGTCATCGGTGCCGGTGTCTCCG GGATATCGGCGGCAAAGGTGTTAGCGGAGAACGGAGTGGAGGACCTGGTGATTCTCGAGGCGTCGGACCGTATCGGCGGGAGGATCCGGAAGGAGGATTTCGGCGGCGTGTCGGTGGAGCTCGGGGCTGGCTGGATCGCCGGCGTCGGCGGAAAAGAGTCCAACCCCGTCTGGGAGCTCGCCAACCAGTCCGGCCTCCGCACCTGCTTCTCCGACTACAGCAATGCTCGCTACAACATCTATGACAGCAA TGGGAAGATTTTCCCGAGTGGAGTGGCGGCAGACTCGTACAAAAAGGCGGTGGACTCGGCGATTGAGAAGCTGAGTCAGGAGGCGAACCGgggtggcggtggtggtgggTGCGGCGATTCAACCGAACCGGCTTC TATGCCGAAGACGCCAATAGAGCTCGCCATTGACTTCATTCTACATGATTTTGAGATGGCAG AGGTTGAGCCAATATCAACTTACGTAGATTTTGGGGAACGAGAATTTTTAGTTGCAGATCAGAGAGGGTATGAGTATTTACTGTACAAAATGGCCCAAGATTTTCTTTTCACCCCTGAGGGTAAAATCTTGGACAGTCGTCTCAAACTAAACAAG GTTGTTCGGAAATTACAGCACTCGAGAAACGGCGTCACGGTAATAACCGAGGATGGCTGCCACTACGAAGCCAATTACGTGGTTTTGTCTGTCAGCATTGGTGTTCTTCAAAGCGATCTCATCTCCTTCAGACCCCCCTTGCCC AGGTGGAAAACGGAGGCCATTGAGACATGTGACGTGATGGTGTATACAAAGATCTTCTTAAAATTTCCTCACAAGTTCTGGCCATGTGGACCTGGAAAAGAGTTCTTTATATATGCCCACGAGAGGAGGGGCTACTACACGTTCTGGCAG CACATGGAGAATGCATTCCCTGGTTCAAATATCCTGGTGGTGACATTGACTAATGGGGAATCAAAACGTGTGGAAGCTCAATCAGATGAAGAAACATTGAAAGAAGCCATGGGGGTGCTTAGGGACATGTTTGGACCCAACATACCTAATGCCACTGATATACTTGTTCCACGCTGGTGGAATAACAGGTTCCAGCGTGGCAGCTACAGCAATTACCCCATCATCTCTAATCTTCAAGTTGTTCAAAATATTAAG GCCCCGGTCGGACGGATCTTCTTTACCGGTGAACACACGAGCGAAAGATTCAGCGGTTACGTCCATGGTGGATACCTAGCAG GTATTGATACCGGAAAAGCTTTAGTAGATGAAAtaaggaaggaaagaaaaagtgaGAGTAAAAATCATTTGCTAGAGCCCTTGTTAGCATTGACTGGATCATTAACTTTGACACAGACAGATGCAGTCTCAAGTCTACACAAATGTGATATTCATACACAACTATATCTTAGAGGCAAGCTTGTCATTCCAGAAGCTATATTATGA